From the Priestia aryabhattai genome, one window contains:
- the aroE gene encoding shikimate dehydrogenase: MTTTVYEKTTVHEKNIDGKTKLVGLLATPIGHSLSPRMHNLGYTLAGLNYAYLAFEVGNDELEATVNGLKAAGVAGFNVSMPNKMRVLDYLDELDDSAKYTRASNTVVNRDGKLIGYNTDGLGYVKNLIEHGVNLKDQKVTLVGSGGAATPIAIQLAQSGISEISIFARNDEYFAQAEENVNYINNEMKEFGVKANIFPLEDKAAFRREVAESAILANGTSLGMKPLDHLSIIDDTLDVLRKDLVVTDVVYNPQKTKFLTQAEEAGAKTINGLGMMLWQGALGFKLFTGVDMPMEQVKEILFGDNQK, from the coding sequence ATGACAACAACTGTATATGAAAAAACAACCGTACACGAAAAAAACATTGATGGAAAAACAAAATTAGTAGGACTACTGGCCACACCTATTGGACATAGTCTTTCACCACGTATGCACAACCTTGGTTATACATTAGCAGGTTTAAACTATGCATATCTTGCATTTGAAGTAGGTAATGACGAATTAGAAGCAACAGTTAACGGCCTTAAGGCTGCAGGTGTGGCAGGTTTTAACGTATCAATGCCAAATAAAATGAGGGTATTAGATTACCTTGACGAGCTGGATGATTCAGCTAAATACACACGTGCAAGTAATACGGTAGTTAACCGTGATGGTAAATTAATTGGTTATAATACCGATGGTCTTGGTTATGTGAAAAATCTAATTGAACACGGTGTGAACCTAAAAGATCAAAAAGTAACACTTGTTGGTTCAGGTGGTGCTGCAACGCCAATCGCTATTCAATTAGCGCAATCTGGTATCAGTGAAATCAGCATTTTTGCTCGTAATGATGAGTACTTTGCTCAAGCAGAAGAAAACGTAAATTATATTAATAATGAAATGAAAGAATTCGGTGTAAAAGCTAATATCTTTCCATTAGAAGATAAAGCAGCATTCCGTCGTGAGGTTGCAGAAAGTGCTATCTTGGCTAATGGGACAAGTCTTGGAATGAAACCATTAGATCACTTAAGTATTATAGACGACACTTTAGATGTATTACGTAAGGATTTAGTTGTAACAGATGTAGTCTATAACCCTCAAAAAACAAAATTTTTAACTCAAGCAGAAGAAGCTGGTGCGAAAACAATTAATGGATTAGGCATGATGTTATGGCAAGGTGCTTTAGGGTTCAAGTTGTTCACAGGTGTTGATATGCCGATGGAGCAAGTAAAAGAAATTTTATTTGGAGACAATCAAAAATAA
- a CDS encoding MFS transporter, translated as MKNPYIKSSFGMYMNYLMLGMINIIIASNMDNLSERYGVTIAKISLLVSAIGIGKLIALFFVGRLSDGWGRKPVIITANFLYLLFLVGIPTTTSYVLAFVFAISAGIANSLLDSGTYPALTESFPTKASSASVLVKASVSIGATLLPFIMAILVANHIFWGWTFFGMGALYLLTGVYLIFMPFPNHKLLSMKGGDASQADFKEQPKFLGEGLAVILMGFTSTALFVVWQTWLPQLGTKLIGLESNQAIQLLSYFSIGALVSVLLLAIMLDKFISPIMVAIIYPIGAFLSMLTLFMVESYSIVIVSTFLMGLFTSGIFQLALSIMMRLFPASKATASSYVNIAASSAFILVPIITSGLVSSLGISMTLIFDMIIAVISVILAVFVLGRIKKIFG; from the coding sequence ATGAAAAACCCTTACATCAAATCATCTTTCGGGATGTATATGAACTACTTAATGCTCGGTATGATTAACATTATTATTGCATCAAATATGGACAACTTATCAGAACGCTATGGTGTAACTATTGCAAAAATTAGTTTACTTGTATCAGCTATAGGTATTGGTAAATTAATTGCCCTCTTTTTTGTCGGTCGTCTTTCAGATGGTTGGGGTCGTAAACCAGTAATCATTACTGCCAATTTTCTTTATTTATTATTCCTAGTAGGAATACCTACAACAACAAGTTATGTACTTGCTTTTGTCTTTGCCATTTCAGCAGGTATTGCTAACTCATTACTTGACTCAGGAACATATCCGGCATTAACAGAATCGTTTCCAACAAAAGCGAGTTCTGCTTCTGTATTAGTAAAAGCATCCGTATCGATTGGCGCAACATTACTGCCATTTATAATGGCAATTTTAGTCGCAAATCATATCTTTTGGGGCTGGACATTCTTTGGAATGGGCGCATTATATCTATTAACTGGTGTTTATTTGATTTTTATGCCATTTCCAAACCACAAATTGCTTTCAATGAAAGGAGGCGATGCAAGCCAAGCAGACTTCAAAGAACAGCCAAAGTTCCTTGGCGAAGGCTTAGCCGTCATCTTAATGGGATTTACTTCAACAGCATTATTTGTTGTGTGGCAAACATGGTTACCACAACTAGGAACAAAACTTATAGGACTTGAATCTAATCAAGCAATACAATTGCTATCTTATTTCAGTATAGGTGCTCTTGTATCTGTACTTTTACTGGCAATTATGTTGGATAAATTTATCTCACCTATTATGGTCGCAATCATTTATCCAATCGGTGCCTTTTTATCTATGCTTACATTATTCATGGTGGAATCGTACAGCATTGTAATAGTAAGCACATTCTTAATGGGATTATTTACATCAGGTATTTTCCAACTAGCTCTAAGTATTATGATGAGGCTTTTCCCTGCAAGTAAAGCGACAGCATCTTCATATGTAAATATTGCTGCCAGCTCAGCTTTTATCCTTGTACCCATTATTACGAGTGGTTTAGTAAGCTCACTTGGTATTTCAATGACATTAATATTTGATATGATTATCGCGGTTATTAGTGTCATACTTGCAGTGTTTGTACTGGGTAGAATCAAAAAGATTTTTGGCTAA
- a CDS encoding LacI family DNA-binding transcriptional regulator — protein MKQEKKNRITLQEVALHAGVSTSTASLVVRNNPRISEATRKKVLNSINELGYVYDRVAANMRSKNSDIVGVIVTDISNSFISEFLIGVQTTLEAVGYTVLLGSTFDSVSKQDNLISTMVEHRVDGLILNPASQSTKKTVNRLNNVEIPMVLANRELTDVNSDYVGIDYTKGALMAVNHLLEKGHKKIAFLGGIKESSTWTERMKGFRIAHDMAGLKVDESLIIDIEPTRKGGLEAILRVLGNSYPPTAIFCFNDMVAFGVIQGLAMNNITPGKDIDIVGFDNIPESELYHPPLTTVSSFPRSIGIKAANLLYNKMNTESSELQRLILKPELIIRETSKK, from the coding sequence ATGAAACAAGAAAAAAAAAACCGGATTACGTTACAAGAAGTAGCGTTGCATGCTGGTGTTTCAACTTCAACGGCTTCCCTAGTTGTTCGCAATAATCCTCGTATTTCGGAAGCAACACGAAAAAAGGTTTTAAATTCTATAAATGAATTAGGTTACGTTTACGATAGAGTTGCTGCAAATATGAGATCCAAGAATTCTGATATTGTTGGAGTTATAGTTACAGATATTTCCAACAGTTTTATTTCTGAATTTTTAATTGGTGTTCAAACCACATTAGAAGCAGTTGGATATACAGTTTTGTTAGGTAGTACCTTTGATTCTGTTTCAAAACAAGATAATTTAATCTCAACCATGGTAGAGCATAGAGTAGACGGACTGATTCTAAACCCAGCCTCTCAAAGTACGAAAAAAACGGTTAATCGGTTGAATAATGTGGAAATACCAATGGTACTTGCTAACAGGGAACTTACTGACGTTAATTCCGATTACGTGGGAATCGACTATACCAAAGGTGCTCTTATGGCAGTTAATCATCTGTTAGAAAAGGGGCATAAGAAAATTGCGTTTCTAGGAGGAATAAAGGAATCTTCTACTTGGACAGAGAGAATGAAGGGATTTCGCATAGCTCATGATATGGCAGGATTAAAAGTTGATGAATCCCTTATTATTGATATTGAGCCTACCCGGAAGGGAGGATTAGAAGCGATATTAAGGGTTCTAGGGAATAGCTATCCACCTACAGCTATTTTTTGTTTTAATGACATGGTTGCATTTGGTGTTATTCAAGGATTAGCAATGAATAATATAACACCTGGAAAAGATATCGATATCGTGGGATTCGATAATATTCCGGAATCAGAACTTTATCATCCGCCACTAACAACTGTTTCTTCATTTCCAAGATCTATAGGTATTAAGGCTGCAAACCTTTTATATAATAAGATGAATACTGAAAGTAGTGAACTTCAACGCCTTATATTAAAGCCTGAACTTATTATTCGAGAAACTTCAAAAAAGTAA
- a CDS encoding IclR family transcriptional regulator, whose translation MNGNEAVKGIRTVQRSINVMNCFTFEEHELSLTEISQKINLAKSTTSRLLDTLVQNGFIQKKSSNLKYTLGYKMREFGRIAERSVSVEVIEIAKPFMKKLRNETGESVSLFMLENKKRVCIKRYSSKQSISHVVNVGETLPLEIGAGGKVLLAFQPDSYIESILKEINSKELLNRLSKELSLIRKEYISTSIDERGAGVNTISSPIYDINGRVDFCLCVSGPSTRFTLEVMNSLKSKVKENALKISEYIKDQNLNV comes from the coding sequence ATGAATGGAAATGAAGCTGTAAAAGGAATTAGAACTGTTCAGCGATCAATTAATGTTATGAATTGTTTTACTTTTGAAGAACATGAACTATCTCTTACAGAGATTTCCCAAAAAATCAACTTAGCAAAATCAACAACTTCTAGATTATTAGATACATTAGTGCAAAATGGGTTTATTCAAAAAAAATCTTCTAATTTGAAATACACACTAGGTTATAAAATGCGTGAGTTTGGGCGTATTGCGGAAAGGTCTGTATCTGTAGAAGTTATAGAGATTGCTAAACCCTTTATGAAAAAATTAAGAAATGAGACTGGAGAATCAGTAAGTTTATTCATGTTAGAGAATAAAAAACGAGTTTGTATTAAACGTTATTCGAGTAAACAGTCTATATCTCATGTTGTTAATGTAGGTGAAACCCTTCCGTTGGAGATTGGAGCTGGCGGGAAAGTCCTATTAGCATTTCAACCTGATTCATATATTGAATCTATTCTAAAAGAAATTAATTCTAAAGAGTTATTAAATCGTCTTTCAAAGGAATTATCACTTATTCGAAAAGAGTATATATCAACCAGTATAGATGAGAGAGGAGCAGGGGTTAACACAATTTCATCACCTATATATGACATAAATGGAAGAGTAGATTTTTGTCTATGTGTATCAGGGCCAAGTACACGCTTTACGCTTGAAGTTATGAATTCTCTTAAAAGTAAGGTGAAAGAGAATGCCTTAAAAATATCAGAATATATAAAGGATCAAAATTTGAATGTTTAG